The nucleotide window TTCCCTTCCTGCAGAAAATTTCAGGGGAACCAACAATCAGGAACCCTGGATCACACCGGTAGCGAACTGTTTCACCAGGCTCATAAGATTCCTTGTTTCTGCCTTCAAATTGAGCATTGGCAACTTTTGGAACACTTCCACATGGCATTTCTGAAAAGATAAGAGAAATCTGATGTGTGTGATACACATTGAAGAAGTGTACTTATTGCATCAAACAGGTGCTTTAGAGAGCTATTTCTAACATCAGCACAGTCATCTGCTAACAGTGgattatataattataattagtTAATAAATGTATAATAGGTAGCATACAGAAGATTAAAGAAATCATTTCCCCAAATATACAGATTTCAGCCACTGAGACACTCCAATTCTGTTTCTAAACATGCCAGAAAGTTTTACTGGAGGCTTTTGCCCCTTGCTACCCTGACATGATTTCCATCCCTGAGGAACCACAGCAATGTTTAGTCACCAGTGGACTCGGTGGAAAAGAGATCTTTCAATCAGGAGGATGTGCCTAGGACTCATCTGGGAGATGAAGACTACAAGAATATGaaggaatatttaaaaactAATCTGCATTAGGAAAGTCGGTTTTGCATCGAATCAGGATTGTTCTGAAGACATTCAAGATGGAAGATAAGATTCCACAGCAAAATATGGAGtagaaaaatacacttttacTGGTCAACCTCCAGTTTAAAATTCTTTCCATTTAATTGCTAAATGCACttcaaaaaaagtaatttttgataTTACCCAAGCATAAAGGAGCTGCAGTCCAATTTCCCATAGAGCAATTTCTCTCTGTTGATCCATTTAACACGTATCCAGAACGACAAGCATACTTAAATCTAGCACCAGCcagataaattattttcccttctctttcaaGTCTTAAGTTTGGATTTTCAAGCCTGGGAGGATCAGCATATTCTACAGATTCTGGTGGCAAACATGGGATTTCTAAAAAAACACAGACAACACAGATAAACAATAATGCAAGACAATCAATATTGCAACTGTAATtaagtaataaataatttacagaATAGAGGACATTATTTAAGGCCCCCAGTCTGAGACTCTGTTGGGCAATATACTAAACAAAATAATAAGCACACAGCTCTTGAGGGACTACCTGAAAATTGTATACACCATCTCAGATAAGTCTGTGTAAATGAAAAAACTGCAGTTGTTTGCACCCTTTTTAGCAACTTATGTTTTACTGCTTTCCTGCAGTTCCCTGTCCATGGTAATCTTAGGTAAGTAACAGCAGCCTCTTGCTCATGAGTAACACAGATATTCATAACAAAATGATGGAAAAGAAGTATGCCAGTACTGACCCTCACAGTGAGGTGGTGATTGCCATTTCCCGTCTATACAGGTTATGTCCTTTGTACCAACGAGCTGGAAACCATCGGGACATGAAAAAAATGCTCTGCTCCCATTCCTGAAGTTTCTTCCTGCTGTTGTCTGCTGAGCACCAGGGACCTGAGGTGGAGGTGGGCACACATTCTTCTCAGCTGAGGACATATATTCATGTTACAATAGAACAAAGAGAAAGTGTAGCAGTTCAGCAGAGATTACAAGACAAACAACTAAAACAACACTGGTGCTAGATAACTCCAATAGCTATCTCAAGCTTTAATTAATACTATGATCATTTTGTTCTGCTTCCgaaacagcagagctgccttcagctgctcaTATGCTTTCAGAGTCATAGAAAAGACAGTCACAGCTGTCTACACCAAGCTAAGATGGAGTTTCTTGTAGtccctcctttctttctcaCACAGCTGCACACTCCTGTGTGCATTTCCTGTTCCTCTCTCTATAATGAACTACTTTAGGAAAACTGAAACAACTGCAGTCtggagttttgttttttcttcagacaAAGCTGATAGAGCTAAATGAGaaagctaaaagaaaagaaaaaaataggtcAATTTTTTCCACTCCAAGAATGAAGGACTCTTTCTgccaaaggaaagagaaagggagcCAATGAGGTAGATCTAGGACAGAGATCTGAGGAGTCTTCCAGGGTTGGTTTCTTGCTTCTAGTGGTTCCAGAAAACTGAGGGACAGTGATTGCCATACTATTCCCACTTTCAGGCATCATTTCCCATAAATCTGGTATAAGCAAAGTGAGAAATGAGGCAATGGTTGTTTTACAATATCCTGTTCTGCCATGCACAAAGGCAGCCCTGAAGACATTGACCTCTGGTGTATGTTACATATGGGCAGCCTCCTCTGGGTCTGTGCTTTCTCACTGGCCAACTTGGCTTTTTACTCATAGTTTCACTAGGAAGTAGTTggaaaaatggagggaaaaaatagacTAGAAAAACTTTGAAGGTTTAGAGGTAATAAAGGAACTTTGACTGGAGCTTGAGCTATGTGCACTCTGTTTTACATCAGGGTAAAGCCTTTTGAAGAATTGAGCTCAACTTTATCATTGCATCTTTTCTCACATCAGAAGTGCCAGCAACAACCATTCCAATTGTCAGAGTAGAGAGCATTAAGTCTGCCTTGCTAAAGTGGTTCATCTCTAAACCTAGTTAACTGCTCCGATGATGGCCACAACTACCCTTCAGCATATGATCAAGTAAACCTTTCTATTTCAGCCTAGGGATGCAGCAATGCTAAGAATCCTTAATAATGAGCATTTATCATGCctgcatcaaaagaaatggTGCAAATGTAAGAACACACCTCTACATGCAATCTCTGGTGTCCATCTCCCAGACACACAAGTTGcctgtttaatattttcatcATTTATTCTACATTTATAATCTATAACTTTATGGGGCCCAGTCCTCCTTCTTGACATGGGATACCGGCCAGAGTGCACCAGCAAAACATCCTCTGGAATTACACATTGAGGGGatgcatctgaaaaaaaattaaaagagctTAAAAAATAGATTTAGATCTGACAATATATACTGATGAAGATGTCATCAGTTGTACAGGAGTTCCACGTGAATTTGAGGAAGAACTTCACTGGGTGggtgcttgagcagggaggttggaccagatgacccactgtgagCCCTTCCAACCTTActtattctgtgactctgtgagaAGGACTGATCCACATAAAAGTGGTTAGGGTGGGACAAGCTTAACACATTGTGGCTATTAACATTACTTTTAATTCCTTTTAATAATTGACTTTAACCATTGGGCAAATGTCTATTTCTTTCCCTTCACAAAGCTGTAGGTGCAGAGTCTTTCCAGGATGAAGGACTTGCTTCCATTTAAAAGGAGTAAATAAAAACCACTCAGTTTTGATGCATTAAACTATAGCACGTCTGGCTACATACTGATGGCTGAAGTCCATTTTATGGCCAAATTTTGTATACAAATATATTACACTCTGAAATATATATCTGAAATATTATGGAAACAGATTACCAGCACAAACAGGTAAAGGCTTCCATTCTCCAttaagacattttattttctttttctcagtatTGTCAGAGCCTGGTTTACATCCACAAGTTACTTCATCCCCATGTGAATACTGGGCTTGGTCTGCCTGATGCAGAACAACATTTGGGATAGAGGAAGGTGAGTCACAGGGCATTTTGTCTTCtgttgaaaagagaaaaagtattCCACAATAATTCAGGAATCACATATCAATAGCtgaaaaaacttaaaataacTATATTTGTATTTGGTGAACCAAACCTACACCCACTACTTGTAGCAACTAAATTTCAACACAGCTGGGGTACGTATATCTTTTAGCCAGTTTGCTAAAttgctttcctcccttttcccttctttttccaaTGCTGGCATGATCCACAGGTAGTTCCAGTTCACAGTACAGACTAAGGAAAACTTAATTAATTCAAGTCACCTGAATCACTGACTCTGATCGGTCAAAATTATAATTGATCATACACCTGCACATTCATAAGGTTTCAGTTAGAATTATTACAAGAACTGAAAACCATTGTAAGGTCTCTTACAGGactgcagagctgtcagctctCCATGAGAACTGCAGTTCTGCTACAGCAGTAGTGACAGCACAAGGTAATGGCTTGTCATGCAATTTTAtcttattattttattactctGAACAGAACATTACATCTGCAAATAAATCTTTTTAATTGTGAAAATATCTATGAGGTAATAGCCTGCAGAGAATTACAGACTTCTCAGAAGTAAGAGCTGTGTAGATTACCAATGCAAGAGGGAGGAGATGACCACTGTCCATCAATACATTCTATTTCCTTTGATCCAACCAATTTAAATTCACTGTTACATTCATATTGCTTTCTGTCCCCATGCTGGTACTGTTCCACAGAGCCATCCAGAATTCTTCCACTGGGAATTTCAGGGGGAGGTCCACAGTGTTTGACACTCACTGAAATCAAGAGATCAAGTCTATGCTCTGAACTCAGTACTTTCACCACAGTTATATGTTAAGTCCAACATAAAACAAATTGAATGTATCAATTAAAGTGAAGGAAAATCAGAGGAACAGGTTAAACAGGTGATTGATTTATGCCTTTGAATATCGTGCTGGGCTGGAGATCACAAACAGATACATGTGACCAGGCTCACTCTTGTCTCTCACTTCCGTGTACTGTCAATGCCTGCTCTGAGAAAAATGTTTGATAAAACCAATCCAGTTTTaagggaaaagtaaaaaaagtgtTACAAGAATGGTAACTTCAatattcttaaaagaaaataagaaaattgaTAATTCTGCAAGGAATGACCTATGTCCTAAAAATcacccagaaaaaaacaaacaaacaaaaaacccaaaacaaacacaacaacaacaacctcaaaaaaacccctaaaacaaaacaaaaccaacaaacaaacaaaactaaaacaacaccccccccccccccactgtATGTTAAAGGAATTCACTTTTGATGCAGTGAGTGGAAATTAAGGGAGCTTAAAATGTTCCTGAGCTAAAGAGCCAAATAGATGAAACAGACttgcttttaaatgcaaaagaGTGTGAGCAAAAAGAAGGATGACAAAGTAGAAGTTGCCAAAAAAGTGATTGAGTGGGAAGAAAGGGAtgtccctttttttctctcaagcTTTGTGAAAGCTGATGCACCTCATGAGAGGGATCAGCACCAGCACAAGAAGCTCTTCTCAGATGCCAGGAAGTTGTGTGCTAAGTTAAAAACACTAAGTACAGGGAtacatatttttccttctgtacgAATGTACTCATCCTACTATACGAAACAAAGAATTTCATGGAAAAATCCTTaactgggtttcttttttttttgggcccagctctgtgtcacctccaaaaccattttttcccttcaattttatgtgatcagaaaaaaaagagcatagGATGCATTATCTGATAAGTAGAATATTAGGCAATGGCAAAACTAGGACCTTTGGAATACAGTAAGAGAGGACACTGCTCAAATTAATCATTGCCATACTGCACATTATTTATGAAATTGTGAACAATTTTTCAAACATTAAAGTCAATAACCTGATTAATATTTTGTGCAAGCCATTTACCAGCTCAGTTTCAGTACTGCAGAATTACCTTGACACACTGGTGGTGATGGAAACCATCCAAAGTGGTAGCACTGAGTAGAGGCAGGTCCCACCCTTATGTAGTTTTTTGCACAGGTAAATGTCACAACAGCTCCACTGCGGTATTTACTGTCTTTGGGAgagaaattcccatttctcaATGGCAGCAGAGCACATTCAatttctgtggagaaaaaaaatattttaacatataGTGGACAACCTACAGAAAGTACATGAAATGCTCCTGGTTagaacaaaaccaaaggaaGGCTTAAAGATAAAAGGTTCACATAGTGTATACAGAGAATGACACTGATtagcaaacacaaaaatattcaCCACGACAATCGGGTTCTGGACTCCATTGTCCATTTTTGCCACATATTGTGGTACCAGTTAGCATGTTATTTGCAGTCCTATATCCTTCCAAACATGAATACTCAATTGTATCTTCAGGCATGAACACAGTTTTGTTTGTGTGGTGAATCAAAACGTCCCCCGGTGCTTTACATGATTCTGTAGAATAAAACAAAGTTTGTGTATTTCGTTATCCAGAAACACTGCCCTTTGCAAGCATCATCCCTGCAGGTATATTTGAAACATCAATAATTCTACATTGTCTGAATATTATTGTAGAATATGCAGCATATTCACATATTATCTATTGTATCAATCTTCCAAAATTTGTCTAGAAGTAATGTTTAGggtaaatatttcttccttagagtcaattatttcatttagctacatattattatcattatcagtattatcattattattagtTTAGGTGTCACAGCAAATGGTGTGTACTGCTGTTCCCATGGTCAGTTGTGAGTcagaaaaaagccacaaaatccTAGGTAAAGGCAGTctgaaataaaagttaaaatagCAGCTAAAGTTGGTCAATATTATGACCAACATATAACAATACAAGATTAAGTCTCTTACTGTACTACACCTGTGTTCAGGAGAGGAGGGAACTTTGAAATAATGAATCCTATTTGTCTCTAGTTTTGTCACATTTAAATAAAGTTCTTGGTGGAATGCCTTGGTTCACAGATGTTGATTCATAAATTGGGAGTAAATTTGGGCAAATGTACCTTGTATCAGGGAAGAACCACTGACAAGGTCAGTGATTACCATTAACTCAGTGCTAGAGAGATCCAAAAAGATTCTTTACATTTTCTCTCTATTCCTTGGAGCCTGTGAGAGGTTAATCTCTGGAGGATCAGCCCTCTTAGTGTCCCTCTGCCCCTTAAGAAACCTCTACAAGTCAAAGTGACAAATCTCTGAGGCCAGAGAACATCACAGAACACCATGTCCACAGGACACCCTGGTGACAATGACAGAGAGCTCTGAAACCTTTAGCTACTCACTGATGCACTTTGGAGGTGGAGTCCAGCCATTCTCTTTGCACTGTGTGTATCCTGATTCTTGTCCTTCTGGAGTCACAAACCCAAAGTGACATTTATACAGGATCTTCTCTTTTAAATTGAATATTGTCCTAACCGAGTTCAAATAGCCATTCTCAAAAGTGATATCCTGGCACTTTTCTGAAAGAGAGACAAGATTTCTTCCAAGTAAAGCACTGCTAAGCTACATGCATAAAAATCAGAGCAGAAGGATGACAACAGAAGCAGCAGTAGAATTTAGAAAATTGCTTAATACTTGGTCAActgaatacatttttaattccaTACAGTGTTAATACCTAATGCTTAATATGTTATTTAAATGAATGGAAGGCTTGGTTGGATGTTTCAGACCTATGTTCTGAGAGAAACCTTCTGTAATATGTTAAATCATTCTGTGAAGGAGAGtcttcattttcagaaattactGCTACAGCAAATAGTTTTAGCTAGAAACCTCACCAAAATACAAGCCCACTCACTTTTACGGGTACATCTCGGAGGAGGTGCCCAGCCATTGCTTGTGCATGTGACCTCGTTGTGCTGAGCCTGGAAGTCCGGGTAGCAGGCATATCTGGCTCTCTCACCTTCCTTGAAAAAATCATCCCAGCCACGGTGCAGGAAATAACCGCCTGCCAGCTCTCTGatgaaacatttttctaaaggaggaaggaaagtaCATTTAACCACAGAAATTTCCAAAGGAAGAACTGAGGGAATTGAATCCTTAAGAAGTGCTACTCACAAGCAGGCCTCCAAGCACCTTTCTGTAGCCTTGTGTCACAAAAAGACACTCGTGTGCAAATATGGATGAAAGCGTGTTTCGTTTCAGTGCCTTGTGATTAATGGACCACAAGATCAGAAGTGGAAGTCACTACATAAAGTAATATGAGGTGACCTAGTAACCAAAAATCTCTTACTCATTGTTCACAAGCAAGCTTGCCTGACTTCAGTGCTTCTCACATCAGTTTGGTCTGGTATGTCTCTAAAATGTTGGTGTATGCCCAGAGTGAACTCCAGCATTTGCCTCCAGAAGATTTTATCATCTCTGTGGAAGTGCAGCAGCCTCTCAAACCAGCTCTAGAGATTTTGGCAACAGCTTAGCACACTGGCTCTAAGgcctcctgtccccaggagcccaGATGTAAGGCAGATGGCTGAAGAAATGTTATACTGTGTTATCTGAGTGCctgctcctttcctccaggcagGGCTCCACTCATCTCCTGCACTGAGCACCACTCCACTGAGGGCAACGAGGAAAGAGCAACAACCTTTTGTGATCCACTTTTGTGCCCTAGGTACTTGGCTGTGACTGAAGATGTGTGAGAGGAGGCCTCATCTCTCTGCTTTAGATTAAAGtccaattaattttaaatctgaGTCAGTGTATCTGGTTCTTGCTTTTACCATGATCCATTTCAGCTTATTGCAAAAGTGTGACACCTTTTCAGCTCTAAAATTTAGTTTGCCAAAGGGACCAGGCAATGCTTCTCAGAGAGGATGAAGACTAAGTGCCAAAGTGCCCAAGGCACAGAAGGGAGAATATATTTACATCGAGAAACAGtttgtgtgtgcagctgtggtgcAGATGAAAGTATATGCTTTCATGTTACCCAGAAGCCAGAGAAGAGGAAGGTTTACTATATATTTCTTACTCTTAGGAATATTTTCAGGAGTAAACAATCTTCAAAATCCAAAAGCATAATTtcagagtgtccccaggtgaCACTTTGTGCTCTGCAGATAGGAAGACAGTCTGGGTGCAGTTCCAGGGGTCACCTAAAGCAGTTTGACTTTCAGCAACTGTTTTTTCTTGTGTTCCATCAGAACAAGTTCTGCTGCACAGATCTTTGATAATTCAAAGAATTGAGTATATAGTGGAAATGTACTTACTCAGACATTTTGGCTCTGGAAACCAGCCCCTTTCAGTACAGGTAACTCGAACCCAGTAATCTCCAGTGGGAGTTGAATAGCCATCGAGGCAGAAGTAATCTATAGTCTGTCCAAATCTTCTTGGAAAGTAATAGTTTCTATAGGACTCATACATATAACTTAACTTGCCATTTTCTATAGCTGGGTAGTCACACGGTTTCCCTtgaaacagaacagaacagcaaCAGTATCAACACATGCTTGATAAAAAGCTCAGGACACAATTCAGATTCAGCTTCATCATCTGAGTATTTTCCAAAATGGATGGAACCAGGACTGCAAACCCTGGAAGATGGTAAGGAATGCAGGAACAACCACACTCTGCTCCTGGGGTCTTTGCCTACAGCTGTGTTACTGCCCTCAGTTCCATTAGAACCAGCAGAAATCCAGCCAGCACTCTCTGCAGACTCCCAAGGGTGGATTGTGAGACCAAAGGTTGGTATTCATTGTACAGTGAGATGACACTGTAGAGGGTCTGGATTAAATTTAATATTCTGACCATAAAGGGAGCCCAGTCATCTGGCTCAGATACAGAAACTGAACTGTGAACTCTTAAAATTGAGATGACTCCTGCTACCTCCATTTACAACTTTTGGGCTCCTGCACCAAAAGCTCTTCCTgactattttcattttttttttttaaggttgctgcattttaattttcttcttttggttccacaaaagaaagaggaaaagtcCAAGATAGGAGGAGGAGGTTCTCAGAAGCTTCCATTCAAGTTTACCCAGGCTCCTCCCAAAATGTTCTGACCCAGAGCCTACATGCCAGGGCAGAGCAAACCATTCAATAACGAGTGAAGTGGGCTCAGAATGATGCCTGAATTTTAGAACCCAAATGATAAGAAAAAACATTAACTTAGATACTAAAAGAACATGTTTCAGAAATAGCTCTAATCATCTTATCCAAAGGTTCCTTTACAAGACTGATTTCATCAGGGCTTCTCTCACAtttgaagttttattttcagtgacCAAAGATTAAAGAGTGTTAAATTTTGAACCTACCCactaatttttatatttatttttttatactgTGCCTACTGGGAAAAACTATAATTGCAAAACTATCATCTATGGGAAGTTTAACCCAAGAAAGAACTCATCAACCATCAAGAATACCTTGCTTTGTTATCTGACAGGATATAAAATAGATAAAATCCTGTGACTGTCCATAACATCAAATTACAAGTAAAAATCTAGAGCTATGATACTTCAAGGAAAGGTATCTTCCAATCATTTCCTGTGGTTTGGCTACTTTAAACTCCCCATGTCCTCTAATCCTGACTGGGATGCTATTCCTCAGGTGGAGCACAAACTTTCCTGACAGTGAGCTGACTATAGTCCATTTTAACAGATTTGCAAATACAGTAAGAGGTAATATGTGTGTTAATACACACAGTGTAAATCTGGATTACTCCATTGTTTTTATAGATTATTTTTCTAAACCATCAAATTAAGCTttacaatacaaaaaaaaaaaaaaaacaacaaaaccaactaTCATATCTAATGCTCCTCATGTTTTTGTCTTAACTTATTTTCTCTGAGATATTTCCAACAGTTCCACATTGTAACTTTATTCATGAGAGCTACTTACGGACACAAGCTGGTTCAGGCACCCAGCCATTCTTGGTGCATTCAGCTGTGGTTCTGCCAGTCACAGTTTTAAAATGATACCCATCATCACACTCTACTGTGATTGTATTACCCACTGTGTACTTGTCTTTTTGAGGTCTAAAGTTCCCAGAGGAAATTACTGGAGGAGAGCATtcaatttctaaataaaaacagggaggggaaaaaagaatatgTTTAAATTTATTGCTTAAGTTCTTGTTTTCATAGTATATTGGCCATAACTGCATAGAATTGTTTAAAAAGGTGTTTCTTAGAGCAAAGAAAAGGCTACAATTCTTCCTCACTCTTGGAAATGTATGGTTCTGTAAGAGAAGAGTGACAGCTGTTACTGATGTCATGTTAATTAGAAGATTAAAACTTAATTGCAAAGAGAATGGTTAGAAAAAGAACTGGAAGCCATCAAACcaaacctaattttttcctttagatCTGCAGCTGGGTTTTGCTGGGCTTGTTCATGgacactgtccccagggagggcagTTTCACTGGCAGGTCCTAAAGGCAGAAATAATTGTACTTGACTAGGAACTGATCATTCAAAGGTTGTGTGATTAAGATTAGTGTACCTCACTGACACTGGAAGTATTTCAACCATTGAAAAAGGTCAAGAATCTTATTCTAAAAAACTCAAGATATCTTCATGCCCAGAGAAGTCAGGCAAACAGATTTATAAACCAGAGCCTGTCTTTTGGGGGATTTGTGTCTTCTTCCAGTGCAGAAAATATCACCAGCAccctgagggctgggaggggatgaCTGTAAGGTAACTTCAGGttggtgctgctgtggtgtgAGGGTGGGTGAGTCAGTTTTCATGCATGCCCTGTTGAATCCTCTAGGTCCAGAGATAAGCCCAGTGGGATCCAGAACCACTGTCTGAGTACACCTCAAGTACCAGAGCCCAGCCTATGAGCATCCagaagaatgtttttttttggCACTCCTCAAAAGCAATATGTTGTTAAACTGTTGGCAATGCATATTAGTTAATAACATTACCAATCTTGAATCAGAAAGGTCAAAAACTGAGTGGGCCCCAAGACTGACAACAAGTCTTTAATTCTAAAGGAGTCTTTCTGGAAGAGGTCCCAGGAAGGTGGGCGGTGCATAAAATCCTATCATGTTGCCCTGTtgccaacatttttttttccagtttcaagATTTAGGCAATTTCTTGAAGAAAATTCAAGGCACTGATAAATTCTCCACAATTTTGTCAAACTGTTTCAGTTTATATGACATGCATATTTGGAGATTTCAATACAGCCTTTAAGTGCTGTAATTGAAGTAAAATCCATGACCCAGAGGGCTGATGTCAAACAGGACTAGCCTCAGGAATTATGGATTTGTCACATGAACTGCTCAGAAGGCATTTGAGAGTTGAAAAACAATAGGGACCTTTAGCATTGTAAATATATTAATTTGTAGAGATTCACAACAAGATTCTGGTTTTGCTACTGCTCTTCATGGAAAATTCTTATACAGTTCTTTGGTCCCCTCAGCACTTAATCCTCCCAGTCTTCATGGATATTGGATGTGGATGGATTTATTTTGTCATGAATGAACTTCATAATAATCTCTAAAACTACTTCCAAACCCAACTAAAGTGCAAAACTACTTCAGGGAAGACTGACCAATGCAACAGGGAGGTGGATTCCATCCTGATTCAGTGCACAGGGCATCTGCTTTGTTGCCATATTTGTATCCTTCTTTACAGAAAAACTGCATTATCTCATTTTCCTTGTAAGACTTCCTTGGAGAACGGATGTATCCATGAGGGACTTCTGGCACATCACAGATAATTTCTGAAATTGAAACAGACAAAAATtcacacattttaatttttatttgctaaGAATAAATTTCTATTACAATACAATTtaggttgggatttttttttgtttgttttttgggttttttggggggagtgTGGGAGGGATAATTTGAATTCACAAAAACTTTTGCATTTGGAAGCTGTTTGGAACTTATTTGAGCACTTACTTGATTCTGGGTTCCAGGTGCAAAATGTGGTGTATGCACAGCTTCAATTGCAAATTGGCTCATGAGACAAATTTCAGGGCTTTGCTTTGTACTTTAATGGATTTAGAATCAAGAGATAAGGCAGAAGACATTCCAAAATAAGACACTAGGCTAGCTGAAATTTaggattttctatttttcagataatttctTTGTAATTTTCAACAAACCTAATGTGCTTTCAGAGCCAGTAGGTTATTAGTTAAATGATGAcatcaaaaggagaaaagaatttAAGTATCTGAAAAATTGACACTAGAATGCTTAATATCTATAAAAATAC belongs to Haemorhous mexicanus isolate bHaeMex1 chromosome 9, bHaeMex1.pri, whole genome shotgun sequence and includes:
- the CFH gene encoding complement factor H isoform X3, which translates into the protein MSFLGYAALLLCWMHCAAQRACEEPPPRRVKEVPTKSWDKPPYPHGTQAMYSCRPGYVKIGRVGFRCVDGVWKQLIPVTECRNKPCGHPGDTDFGFFELTSGTEFVFGARVEYRCNDGYQMLSQRNYRECHADGWSNDIPHCEVIKCLPVQEPENGRITMTGAFELGQEYSFGQVVNFECNAKYKLVGAKEIVCSADGEWSNNVPQCQEIICDVPEVPHGYIRSPRKSYKENEIMQFFCKEGYKYGNKADALCTESGWNPPPCCIEIECSPPVISSGNFRPQKDKYTVGNTITVECDDGYHFKTVTGRTTAECTKNGWVPEPACVRKPCDYPAIENGKLSYMYESYRNYYFPRRFGQTIDYFCLDGYSTPTGDYWVRVTCTERGWFPEPKCLKKCFIRELAGGYFLHRGWDDFFKEGERARYACYPDFQAQHNEVTCTSNGWAPPPRCTRKKKCQDITFENGYLNSVRTIFNLKEKILYKCHFGFVTPEGQESGYTQCKENGWTPPPKCIKSCKAPGDVLIHHTNKTVFMPEDTIEYSCLEGYRTANNMLTGTTICGKNGQWSPEPDCREIECALLPLRNGNFSPKDSKYRSGAVVTFTCAKNYIRVGPASTQCYHFGWFPSPPVCQEDKMPCDSPSSIPNVVLHQADQAQYSHGDEVTCGCKPGSDNTEKKKIKCLNGEWKPLPVCADASPQCVIPEDVLLVHSGRYPMSRRRTGPHKVIDYKCRINDENIKQATCVSGRWTPEIACRAEKNVCPPPPQVPGAQQTTAGRNFRNGSRAFFSCPDGFQLVGTKDITCIDGKWQSPPHCEEIPCLPPESVEYADPPRLENPNLRLEREGKIIYLAGARFKYACRSGYVLNGSTERNCSMGNWTAAPLCLEMPCGSVPKVANAQFEGRNKESYEPGETVRYRCDPGFLIVGSPEIFCRKGNWTSPFTSPFCKDVSCGAAPEIPNARVAGVPQERYLPGNRVHYQCERNFQTTGANYILCSNGQWSEAPVCRDVRCDPPVEIAGGSIDGVRKSKYMPGESAKYQCWKNFKMTGASTVVCKNGTWTELPTCKGEAGRCGTPPAIQSGELLVFPLQEYQEGDTVEYKCPDFYVLEGSPTITCRNGQWTDPPVCLMACTASEEDMDSNNIELKWSSQAKLYSTSGDYIEFRCKTGYLAHPNSSSFRVQCVQGTLEYPQCTLGKSCFLSQSTMEENNIRLQSPRQSSPHYGSGDRVVFACKPGYRPVSQRERFSAQCLDGAIPYPACQ